A single region of the Anser cygnoides isolate HZ-2024a breed goose chromosome W, Taihu_goose_T2T_genome, whole genome shotgun sequence genome encodes:
- the LOC136788663 gene encoding coiled-coil domain-containing protein 106-like, giving the protein PIAALPAEELCRGKAPPRRGGGGGRPGRGGATEDDEDESGASSPSLPPRPPEDGAGERRRPRPKGGGARRRAGKARTRERQRVKDADGVLSRYKKILTTFQRLKSMSRAFEHHRVDRNTVALTTPIAELLLVAPEKLAEVGEFDPAKERLLEYSRRCFLALDPATLQKVQALKKSKLLLPITYRFKR; this is encoded by the exons cccatcgcCGCGCTGCCCGCAGAGGAGCTGTGCCGCGGGAAGGCGCCgccgcggcgggggggcggcgggggccggccggggcgggggggggccacggAGGACGATGAGGACGAGAGCGGCGCCTCGTCCCCGTCcctccccccgcggccccccgagGACGGcgccggggagcggcggcgccCCAGACCCAAAGGCGGAGGCGCCCGGCGCAGGGCCGGCAAGGCCAGGACCCGCGAGAGGCAGCGGG TGAAGGACGCGGACGGCGTCCTCTCCCGCTACAAGAAGATCCTCACCACCTTCCAGCGCCTCAAGAGCATGAGCCGGGCCTTCGAGCACCACCGCGTGGACCGCAACACCGTGGCCCTCACCACCCCCATCgccgagctgctgctggtggccccCGAGAAGCTGGCCGAGGTGGGCGAGTTCGACCCGGCCAAGGAGCGGCTCCTCGAGTACTCGCGCCGCTGCTTCCTCGCCCTCGACCCCGCCACCCTGCAGAAGGTGCAGGCGCTCAAGAagagcaagctgctgctgcccatcaCCTACCGCTTCAAGCGGTGA